A stretch of Hemiscyllium ocellatum isolate sHemOce1 chromosome 38, sHemOce1.pat.X.cur, whole genome shotgun sequence DNA encodes these proteins:
- the LOC132833911 gene encoding carcinoembryonic antigen-related cell adhesion molecule 21-like, protein MERAGFIISVVCFVLSYAEPFSIFVYKPEVNATVGDRVTLPVRPSSPVSSGFWKFGGESIVLWTVEPPDLNVAYTKRKVLLLDNTSLLLLSVTLKDAGDYWVTMDSPTGQEGKAKVTLNVFPKSAPFTISVEGGKINAVAGDTVILSASPSQEVKHGSWTFGGKAVAWWSDTSPEISPDYSGRAAISSKTSLKLKSVRVLDTGEYDVTMSTASGDTRTAKIELNVVTQPQPLSISPELSSIKAQSGARVILSVHISGEVNNGSWVANGETLFQWDGTIQNTTQHKFFWIDLLPNASLLLFSVHSYSFTEFTITLESPTGISASAIITLQVFNFSANCTIYNVGLAIAVLLVSVCIFLIGKHIYVKQHRAMGEIHGKCQTLHLLQVYKIGTGVAIQPIKPLPSLDRSRIDPPSLCRTPDLSLSPVTPLSF, encoded by the exons ATGGAGAGAGCTGGATTCATCATCTCCGTGGTGTGCTTCGTCCTATCATACG CTGAGCCTTTCAGTATCTTCGTGTACAAGCCAGAGGTCAACGCCACCGTGGGTGATCGAGTCACCCTCCCGGTGAGACCCTCCTCCCCCGTCTCGAGTGGTTTCTGGAAGTTTGGCGGTGAGTCCATCGTCCTGTGGACCGTCGAGCCGCCTGACCTCAACGTCGCCTACACCAAACGCAAGGTGCTGCTTTTGGACAACAcgtccctcctcctcctctcagtaACTCTCAAAGACGCTGGGGATTACTGGGTGACGATGGACTCCCCGACTGGACAAGAAGGCAAAGCCAAGGTCACTTTGAACGTGTTCC CAAAGTCTGCTCCTTTTACCATCAGCGTTGAAGGCGGCAAGATTAATGCCGTTGCTGGGGACACAGTCATTCTGTCAGCGAGTCCTTCACAAGAGGTGAAGCACGGGAGCTGGACGTTTGGAGGGAAAGCTGTCGCCTGGTGGAGTGACACATCCCCCGAGATCAGCCCCGATTACAGTGGGCGGGCCGcaatctcctccaagacttcactGAAACTGAAATCGGTTCGGGTATTGGACACTGGAGAATACGATGTGACCATGAGTACAGCGTCCGGAGACACGAGGACAGCCAAAATCGAACTGAATGTTGTCA CGCAGCCACAGCCTCTCAGCATCTCCCCAGAGCTCAGCAGCATCAAAGCACAGTCTGGAGCCCGTGTCATCCTGTCTGTTCATATATCCGGGGAAGTGAACAATGGAAGCTGGGTTGCCAATGGGGAAACGCTTTTCCAGTGGGACGGCACCATTCAGAATACAACACAGCACAAGTTCTTCTGGATAGACCTCTTACCAAATGCATCCCTCCTTCTATTCTCTGTGCATTCCTACAGCTTCACAGAGTTTACAATCACTCTGGAGTCCCCCACCGGTATCTCAGCATCAGCCATTATCACCCTTCAAGTATTCA ACTTCTCTGCAAATTGCACAATCTACAATGTTGGCCTGGCCATTGCGGTTCTCCTGGTTTCGGTTTGCATTTTCCTCATTGGTAAACACATCTATGTGAAGCAGCACAGAGCGATGGGCGAAATTCACGGTAAGTGTCAAACCCTGCATCTCCTCCAAGTGtacaaaataggaacaggagtggccATTCAGCCGATCAAGCCTCTGCCATCACTCGACAGGAGCAGGATTGATCCTCCATCTCTGTGCCGTACTCCtgatctctccctgtcccctgtgACACCCCTCAGCTTCTAA